The Agromyces mariniharenae genome includes a window with the following:
- a CDS encoding phosphate ABC transporter substrate-binding protein PstS: MNLKRFGVPAVIAVTAAIALSSCASNEGAAAPSESASSLSGNLVGAGASSQDAAQQAWIAAFQTANPDVTIDYDPSGSGAGRETFLEGASDFAGSDRAFNDEEIGAGGFAKCAPDTDIVELPVYISPIAVIFNVEGVDTLDLDAATVAGIFAGTITQWNDPAIADQNPDATLPDQAITPVHRSDDSGTTENFTDYLSATAPDVWTFEPDGVWPLESGEGAQGTSGVVDAVTNGTGTIGYADASRAGDLGTVSIKVGDEYVAYSPEAAAAVVDASPLAEGRSEGDLAIEVDHATEEAGVYPIILVSYLIGCQEYAESENVELVKSYFSYVASPEGQDDAAEAAGSAPISDSLREQIVAAIDSIQ, translated from the coding sequence GTGAACCTCAAGCGTTTCGGCGTGCCCGCCGTCATCGCCGTCACCGCGGCGATCGCGCTCAGCTCCTGCGCCTCGAACGAGGGCGCCGCTGCGCCCTCTGAGTCGGCCTCGTCGCTCTCGGGCAACCTCGTCGGCGCCGGCGCGTCCTCGCAGGACGCCGCCCAGCAGGCCTGGATCGCCGCGTTCCAGACGGCGAACCCCGACGTCACGATCGACTACGACCCCTCGGGCTCGGGCGCGGGCCGCGAGACCTTCCTCGAGGGCGCCAGCGACTTCGCCGGTTCCGACCGCGCGTTCAACGACGAGGAGATCGGCGCCGGCGGCTTCGCCAAGTGCGCGCCCGACACCGACATCGTCGAGCTCCCCGTCTACATCTCCCCGATCGCCGTGATCTTCAACGTCGAGGGCGTGGACACGCTCGACCTCGACGCGGCGACCGTCGCGGGCATCTTCGCCGGCACGATCACCCAGTGGAACGACCCGGCGATCGCCGACCAGAACCCCGACGCGACGCTGCCCGACCAGGCGATCACCCCGGTGCACCGCTCCGACGACTCGGGCACGACCGAGAACTTCACGGACTACCTGTCCGCCACCGCCCCCGACGTGTGGACCTTCGAGCCCGACGGCGTGTGGCCGCTCGAGAGCGGCGAGGGCGCGCAGGGCACCTCGGGCGTCGTCGACGCGGTGACCAACGGCACCGGCACCATCGGCTACGCCGACGCGTCGCGCGCCGGCGACCTCGGCACGGTGTCGATCAAGGTCGGCGACGAGTACGTCGCGTACTCGCCCGAGGCCGCCGCTGCGGTCGTCGACGCCTCGCCGCTCGCCGAGGGCCGCTCGGAGGGCGACCTCGCGATCGAGGTCGACCACGCGACCGAGGAAGCCGGCGTCTACCCGATCATCCTCGTGAGCTACCTCATCGGCTGCCAGGAGTACGCCGAGTCGGAGAACGTCGAGCTCGTGAAGTCGTACTTCTCGTACGTCGCCAGCCCCGAGGGCCAGGACGACGCGGCCGAGGCCGCCGGCTCCGCCCCGATCT
- a CDS encoding NUDIX hydrolase, with amino-acid sequence MTTAIYAAGAVCWRIIDGRIHVLVVHRTVYGDVTIPKGKVDPGESLPRTAVREIAEETGLEVALGVPLGISRYPLPSGREKIVHYWAAEVSEKAVQRSTFKPNAEIAALEWVTIKRARTYLSYEPDVEILENFAKLVDQGVTSTFALLLVRHGKAVGRSGWKDADAARPLVERGVQQAAAMVDTVTAWAPKRIVSSPAVRCITTVAPLAAATGMTIKREEGISQEAWETGHDEVRRVVGKRVRAGKTAVLCSHGPVLPEIIREIALATGTPLGSYVTDAAGLEPGAFSVVHLSATNSGSGLIAIETHAPRA; translated from the coding sequence TTGACGACCGCGATCTACGCCGCCGGCGCGGTCTGCTGGCGGATCATCGACGGGCGGATCCACGTGCTCGTCGTGCACCGCACGGTGTACGGCGACGTCACGATCCCGAAGGGCAAGGTCGATCCGGGCGAGTCGCTCCCCCGCACCGCCGTGCGCGAGATCGCCGAGGAGACCGGCCTCGAGGTCGCGCTCGGCGTGCCGCTCGGCATCTCGCGGTATCCGCTGCCCAGCGGCCGCGAGAAGATCGTGCACTACTGGGCCGCCGAGGTGAGCGAGAAGGCGGTGCAGCGCTCGACCTTCAAGCCGAACGCCGAGATCGCCGCGCTCGAATGGGTCACCATCAAGCGCGCCCGCACGTACCTCAGCTACGAGCCCGACGTCGAGATCCTCGAGAACTTCGCCAAGCTGGTCGACCAGGGCGTGACGTCGACGTTCGCCCTCCTGCTCGTGCGCCACGGCAAGGCCGTCGGGCGCAGCGGCTGGAAGGACGCGGATGCCGCGCGACCGCTCGTCGAGCGCGGCGTGCAGCAGGCCGCCGCGATGGTCGACACCGTCACCGCATGGGCGCCGAAGCGGATCGTCTCCTCGCCCGCGGTGCGGTGCATCACGACGGTCGCGCCGCTCGCCGCCGCGACGGGCATGACGATCAAGCGTGAAGAGGGCATCAGCCAGGAGGCCTGGGAGACGGGCCACGACGAGGTGCGCCGCGTGGTCGGCAAGCGCGTCCGCGCGGGCAAGACGGCGGTGCTCTGCAGCCACGGCCCCGTGCTTCCCGAGATCATCCGAGAGATCGCCCTCGCGACGGGCACCCCGCTCGGCTCCTACGTGACGGATGCGGCGGGGCTCGAGCCCGGCGCGTTCAGCGTCGTGCACCTGAGCGCCACGAACTCGGGCTCGGGCCTCATCGCGATCGAGACGCACGCGCCGAGGGCGTGA
- a CDS encoding RNA degradosome polyphosphate kinase, with protein sequence MTDAALDEDRTASDFDDDFEPFDIEGAPELPAERYLDRELSWLAFNQRVLELAEDPRLPVLERANFLAIFASNLDEFFMVRVAGLKRRINTGLAVPTNVGRAPIDVLSDISRKAHELQERHAAAYQELVKPALAEAGIRIVTWAELGEREREHLHGYFSRQIFPVLMPLAVDPAHPFPYISGLSLNLSVRVRNSRSGRQEFARVKVPQMLPRFVQVDPDESIEDGRWIALEELIANHLEDLFPGMEIVEHHVFRVTRNEDVEIEEDETENLIKALEKELLRRRFGPPIRLEITDDMDEVTLGLLVRELDISDQEVYRLPAPLDLGGLFDLARIDRPDLHYPPRVPTTNALLQPTEPNLDADIFKAVSRRDVLLHHPYESFSTSVVAFLEQAAADPDVLAIKQTLYRTSGDSPIVEALIDAAESGKQVLALVEIKARFDEAANITWARKLEKAGVHVVYGLVGLKTHCKLALVIRQEKDGLRHYSHIGTGNYNPKTSRIYEDLGLLTADDQVGKDLTRLFNELSGYAIEKKFKRLLVAPLHLRKGLLKLIAGEMRNAEAGRPARIRIKVNSIVDEAIIDALYRASNAGVPVDIWVRGICSLRPGIPGLSENIRVRSILGRYLEHSRVFSFHNDGDPQVYIGSADMMHRNLDRRVEALVRLVDPDHLAEIESQFDQAMDERTSSWWLDSSGEWIRHSVDEAGHPLDDMQARLMQRTGQRTRTGKRR encoded by the coding sequence ATGACGGACGCCGCCCTCGACGAAGACCGCACCGCCAGCGACTTCGACGACGACTTCGAGCCCTTCGACATCGAGGGCGCGCCCGAGCTGCCCGCCGAGCGGTACCTCGACCGCGAGCTCAGCTGGCTCGCGTTCAACCAGCGCGTGCTCGAGCTCGCCGAGGACCCGCGCCTCCCCGTGCTCGAGCGCGCCAACTTCCTCGCGATCTTCGCGTCGAACCTCGACGAGTTCTTCATGGTGCGGGTCGCCGGCCTGAAGCGCCGCATCAACACGGGACTCGCCGTGCCCACCAACGTCGGGCGCGCGCCGATCGACGTGCTGAGCGATATCTCGCGCAAGGCGCACGAGCTGCAGGAGCGGCACGCCGCGGCATACCAGGAGCTCGTGAAGCCGGCGCTCGCGGAGGCCGGCATCCGCATCGTGACCTGGGCCGAGCTCGGAGAGCGCGAGCGCGAGCACCTGCACGGGTACTTCTCCCGGCAGATCTTCCCCGTGCTGATGCCGCTGGCGGTCGACCCGGCGCATCCGTTCCCCTATATCTCCGGCCTCTCGCTCAACCTCTCGGTGCGCGTGCGCAACAGCCGCAGCGGCCGCCAGGAGTTCGCCCGCGTGAAGGTGCCGCAGATGCTGCCGCGCTTCGTGCAGGTCGACCCCGACGAGTCCATCGAGGACGGTCGCTGGATCGCCCTGGAGGAGCTCATCGCGAACCACCTCGAGGACCTCTTCCCCGGCATGGAGATCGTGGAGCACCACGTGTTCCGCGTGACCCGCAACGAGGACGTCGAGATCGAGGAGGACGAGACCGAGAACCTCATCAAGGCGCTCGAGAAGGAGCTCCTGCGGCGTCGCTTCGGCCCGCCGATCCGCCTCGAGATCACCGACGACATGGACGAGGTGACGCTCGGCCTGCTCGTGCGCGAGCTCGACATCTCCGACCAGGAGGTCTACCGGCTCCCCGCGCCGCTCGACCTCGGCGGCCTGTTCGACCTCGCGCGGATCGACCGCCCCGACCTGCACTACCCGCCGCGCGTGCCGACGACGAACGCCCTGCTGCAGCCGACCGAGCCGAACCTCGATGCCGACATCTTCAAGGCCGTCTCCCGTCGCGACGTGCTGCTGCACCACCCGTACGAGTCGTTCTCGACGAGCGTCGTGGCGTTCCTCGAGCAGGCCGCGGCCGATCCCGACGTGCTCGCCATCAAGCAGACGCTCTACCGCACGTCGGGCGACAGCCCCATCGTCGAGGCGCTCATCGACGCGGCCGAGTCGGGCAAGCAGGTGCTCGCCCTCGTCGAGATCAAGGCGCGCTTCGACGAGGCGGCGAACATCACGTGGGCGCGCAAGCTCGAGAAGGCCGGCGTGCACGTGGTCTACGGCCTCGTCGGCCTGAAGACGCACTGCAAGCTCGCGCTCGTCATCCGCCAGGAGAAGGACGGGCTGCGCCACTACAGCCACATCGGCACGGGCAACTACAACCCGAAGACGAGCCGCATCTACGAGGACCTCGGCCTGCTCACGGCCGACGACCAGGTCGGCAAGGACCTCACCCGCCTGTTCAACGAGCTCTCGGGCTACGCCATCGAGAAGAAGTTCAAGCGCCTGCTCGTCGCCCCGCTGCACCTGCGCAAGGGGCTGCTCAAGCTCATCGCGGGCGAGATGCGCAACGCCGAGGCCGGCCGGCCGGCGCGCATCCGCATCAAGGTGAACTCGATCGTCGACGAGGCGATCATCGACGCGCTGTACCGCGCCTCGAACGCGGGCGTGCCGGTCGACATCTGGGTCCGCGGCATCTGCAGCCTGCGACCGGGCATCCCGGGGCTGAGCGAGAACATCCGGGTGCGCTCGATCCTCGGCCGCTACCTCGAGCATTCGCGGGTGTTCTCGTTCCACAACGACGGCGACCCGCAGGTCTACATCGGGTCGGCCGACATGATGCATCGCAACCTCGACCGTCGCGTCGAGGCGCTCGTGCGACTCGTCGACCCCGACCACCTCGCCGAGATCGAGTCGCAGTTCGACCAGGCGATGGACGAGCGCACCAGCTCGTGGTGGCTCGACAGCTCGGGCGAGTGGATCCGGCACTCGGTCGACGAGGCGGGGCATCCGCTCGACGACATGCAGGCGCGGCTCATGCAGCGGACGGGCCAGCGCACCCGCACGGGGAAGCGCCGTTGA
- a CDS encoding response regulator transcription factor, translated as MAQLLILSPAANDDVLPALSLLTHRVRIIPASPEQLVRAPESDLVLLDARTNLAGAKALSQILRTTGLSVPLLLIVTEGGLTAVTPDWGIDDVVLVDAGPAEVDARIRLALGRAQSNQPSERIQTSGVVIDEASYSAKVHGRTLDLTYKEFELLRFLAAHPSRVFTREQLLSEVWGYDYFGGTRTVDVHVRRLRAKLGDLDSLIGTVRNVGYRFNVHEEDDQGATTVSTR; from the coding sequence GTGGCGCAGCTGCTGATCCTGTCGCCGGCGGCCAACGATGACGTTCTCCCGGCTCTGTCACTCCTGACTCACCGCGTGCGGATCATCCCCGCATCGCCTGAGCAGCTGGTCAGGGCGCCCGAATCCGATCTCGTCCTCCTCGACGCGCGCACCAACCTCGCCGGCGCGAAGGCGCTCTCGCAGATCCTGCGCACCACCGGACTCTCCGTCCCGCTCCTCCTCATCGTCACCGAGGGCGGGCTCACGGCCGTCACGCCCGACTGGGGCATCGACGACGTCGTGCTCGTCGACGCCGGCCCCGCCGAGGTCGACGCGCGCATCCGGTTGGCCCTCGGCCGCGCGCAGTCGAACCAGCCCTCCGAGCGCATCCAGACCTCCGGCGTCGTCATCGACGAGGCGAGCTACTCGGCCAAGGTGCACGGCCGCACGCTCGACCTCACCTACAAGGAGTTCGAGCTGCTCCGCTTCCTCGCGGCGCATCCCTCGCGCGTGTTCACCCGCGAGCAGCTGCTCAGCGAGGTGTGGGGCTACGACTACTTCGGCGGCACGCGCACGGTCGACGTGCACGTGCGGCGCCTGCGTGCGAAGCTCGGCGACCTCGACAGCCTCATCGGCACGGTGCGCAACGTGGGCTACCGATTCAACGTCCACGAGGAGGACGACCAGGGAGCGACGACCGTCAGCACCCGCTGA
- a CDS encoding FABP family protein, with amino-acid sequence MIELPVDLPAELVPLSWLIGVWEGSGVIDYKVGDESVTHEFGQRVSFSHDGLPHLNYTSYTWLFPDEPDGDPKPLATETGYWRIERELGTGDVGPGLLPAVGDPEYPDAESVETLRNADGGFDLEVSLVHPGGVAELYLGQVKGPRIDLATDAVMRTAGAKDYAAATRLYGLVEGHLLWAWDMAALGQDLRTHASARLAKVD; translated from the coding sequence ATGATCGAGCTTCCCGTCGACCTTCCGGCCGAGCTCGTCCCGCTCTCCTGGCTCATCGGGGTCTGGGAGGGTTCGGGCGTCATCGACTACAAGGTGGGCGACGAGTCGGTCACCCACGAGTTCGGGCAGCGCGTGAGCTTCAGCCACGACGGGCTGCCGCACCTCAACTACACGTCGTACACCTGGCTCTTCCCCGACGAGCCCGACGGCGACCCCAAGCCGCTCGCAACCGAGACCGGCTACTGGCGCATCGAGCGCGAGCTCGGCACGGGCGACGTCGGTCCCGGCCTGCTCCCCGCGGTGGGCGACCCCGAGTACCCCGACGCAGAGTCCGTCGAGACGCTCCGCAACGCCGACGGCGGCTTCGACCTCGAGGTGTCGCTCGTGCACCCCGGCGGCGTCGCCGAGCTCTACCTCGGCCAGGTGAAGGGCCCGCGCATCGACCTCGCCACCGACGCGGTGATGCGCACGGCGGGCGCCAAGGACTACGCCGCGGCGACGCGCCTCTACGGCCTCGTCGAGGGGCACCTGCTCTGGGCGTGGGACATGGCCGCGCTCGGCCAGGACCTGCGCACGCACGCCTCCGCGCGACTCGCGAAGGTCGACTGA
- a CDS encoding YgfZ/GcvT domain-containing protein: MSGSPFLALDGAVPAEGIDEGVPGHYGNPIVEQRRLERGEAIVDVSDRGVLTVTGPDRLSWLHSMASQALDRLAPGASAEALFLDAAGHIEHDAHVVDDGETTWLVVEGSDAAPLAAFLDRMRFMLRVEVADRSAEFGVVAAASVAALDAALPASAPNGVPLDWTDPWSEPAPTAHRYAPDAGHPASEWHWIERIVPREQLSVAADAVRAGRVPVAGSLAAEALRIAAWRPRLASEVDEKTIPHELDWLRSAVDLGKGCYKGQETVAKVLNLGRPPRRLVLLHLDGSDTVLPARGDLVVGEKARPEPAEGEEPERRPVGRITSSAMHHELGPVALAVVKRAVPADLPLIVESHGIDVAAAQVEIVPADASAAVDVPRLPRLGVRK, translated from the coding sequence ATGTCGGGCTCGCCGTTCCTGGCCCTCGACGGCGCGGTGCCCGCCGAGGGCATCGACGAGGGCGTGCCCGGCCACTACGGCAACCCGATCGTCGAGCAGCGACGGCTCGAGCGCGGCGAGGCGATCGTCGACGTCTCCGACCGCGGCGTCCTCACCGTCACGGGGCCCGACCGGCTGAGCTGGCTGCACTCCATGGCGAGCCAGGCGCTCGACCGCCTCGCGCCCGGCGCCTCCGCGGAGGCACTCTTCCTCGACGCGGCCGGCCACATCGAGCACGACGCCCACGTCGTCGACGACGGCGAGACCACCTGGCTCGTCGTCGAGGGGTCGGATGCCGCGCCGCTGGCCGCCTTCCTCGACCGCATGCGCTTCATGCTGCGGGTCGAGGTCGCCGACCGCTCGGCCGAGTTCGGCGTCGTCGCCGCGGCATCCGTCGCCGCGCTGGATGCCGCGTTGCCCGCGTCCGCCCCGAACGGCGTGCCCCTCGACTGGACCGACCCGTGGAGCGAGCCCGCGCCGACCGCCCACCGCTACGCGCCCGACGCCGGCCACCCGGCATCCGAGTGGCACTGGATCGAGCGGATCGTGCCGCGCGAGCAGCTGTCCGTCGCGGCCGACGCCGTGCGCGCGGGCCGAGTGCCCGTCGCCGGATCGCTCGCCGCCGAGGCGCTGCGCATCGCGGCGTGGCGCCCGCGGCTCGCGTCGGAGGTCGACGAGAAGACCATCCCGCACGAGCTCGACTGGCTGCGCAGCGCCGTCGACCTCGGCAAGGGCTGCTACAAGGGCCAGGAGACGGTGGCCAAGGTGCTGAACCTCGGGCGGCCGCCGCGCCGGCTCGTGCTGCTGCACCTCGACGGCAGCGACACGGTGCTGCCCGCGCGCGGCGACCTGGTCGTCGGCGAGAAGGCGCGCCCAGAGCCCGCCGAGGGCGAGGAGCCCGAGCGCCGGCCCGTCGGCCGCATCACGTCGAGCGCCATGCACCACGAGCTCGGCCCGGTGGCGCTCGCCGTGGTGAAGCGCGCCGTGCCCGCCGACCTGCCGCTCATCGTCGAGAGCCACGGCATCGACGTGGCCGCCGCGCAGGTCGAGATCGTGCCGGCCGACGCCAGTGCCGCGGTCGACGTGCCACGACTGCCCCGGCTCGGCGTCCGGAAGTGA
- a CDS encoding FUSC family protein, protein MPAILQVTVTAVAAYAFAVYVLGHDEPLIAAIVAITALGFVRDARPIRVLETVVAMTLGIALAEVLLLAASPGLLQYGAALALTLAVARLVSANAAFAIAAAVQCSLVMLVPAPAGGPFVRTLDAVVGGAFALAATAIIPRDPRRTAVRDGRRLIDEHVGVLGELADALRAGRTDAAGRALSRARATQPLVESWTASVDSGLAIARVSPFVRRSRFDLERLLVMCSGLDLATRNLRIIARRIEWVLRDGRPRPEIADVHARIATALALLADSLRDVSAQPVARQAFSEIARHLDPAAILPDGPVGDRNTITALRPYLVDLLTATGLELDAARSLLPAD, encoded by the coding sequence GTGCCCGCCATTCTGCAGGTCACGGTCACGGCGGTGGCGGCGTACGCCTTCGCCGTGTACGTGCTCGGCCACGACGAGCCGCTCATCGCCGCGATCGTCGCGATCACGGCGCTCGGCTTCGTGCGCGACGCCCGCCCGATCCGCGTGCTCGAGACGGTCGTCGCGATGACGCTCGGCATCGCGCTCGCCGAGGTGCTGCTGCTCGCCGCCAGCCCAGGACTGCTGCAGTACGGCGCCGCGCTCGCCCTGACACTCGCCGTCGCGCGGCTCGTCTCGGCGAACGCCGCGTTCGCCATCGCCGCCGCCGTGCAGTGCTCCCTCGTCATGCTCGTGCCGGCCCCCGCGGGCGGCCCGTTCGTGCGCACGCTCGACGCCGTGGTCGGCGGTGCGTTCGCGCTCGCGGCGACCGCGATCATCCCGCGCGACCCCCGCCGCACCGCGGTTCGCGACGGTCGACGCCTCATCGACGAGCACGTCGGCGTGCTGGGCGAGCTCGCCGACGCGCTCCGGGCAGGACGCACGGATGCCGCGGGCCGGGCGCTCTCCCGCGCCCGGGCCACGCAGCCCCTCGTGGAGTCGTGGACCGCGTCGGTCGACTCCGGACTCGCGATCGCGCGCGTGTCGCCCTTCGTGCGCCGGTCGCGGTTCGACCTCGAGCGGCTGCTCGTGATGTGCTCGGGCCTCGACCTCGCCACGCGGAACCTCCGCATCATCGCGCGGCGCATCGAGTGGGTGCTGCGCGACGGGCGCCCGCGGCCCGAGATCGCCGACGTGCACGCGCGCATCGCGACGGCCCTCGCCCTGCTCGCCGACTCGCTGCGCGACGTCTCGGCGCAGCCGGTCGCACGACAGGCCTTCTCCGAGATCGCCCGGCACCTCGACCCGGCCGCGATCCTGCCCGACGGCCCGGTCGGCGACCGGAACACGATCACGGCGCTGCGGCCCTACCTCGTCGACCTGCTCACCGCCACGGGGCTCGAGCTCGACGCGGCACGATCGCTGCTGCCGGCGGACTGA
- a CDS encoding class I SAM-dependent methyltransferase, which translates to MPVGSITRGTTNTNRLRRVDRWIGEQAALRHAADPFVVDLGYGASGVTTFELAARLTRTRPDVEVLGLEIDPERVRAAREQLERTRAGDGHFPADLPVAFGLGGFEVPTPGGRRPAVIRAFNVLRQYDETQVADAWRRMAERLAPGGLLVEGTCDELGRVASWVGVTAAGPRTFTISLRRSGLEAPSIVAERLPKALIHRNVPGERIHELLTAFDLAWRIHAPMSVYGPSQRWIAAVATLRHEGWHVIGGPRRTRLGELTLPWEAVAPG; encoded by the coding sequence ATGCCCGTCGGATCGATCACCCGCGGCACGACGAACACCAACCGCCTGCGCCGCGTGGACCGATGGATCGGCGAGCAGGCCGCGCTCCGTCACGCCGCCGACCCGTTCGTGGTCGACCTCGGGTACGGCGCGAGCGGCGTCACGACGTTCGAGCTCGCCGCGCGGCTCACGAGGACGCGTCCCGACGTCGAGGTGCTCGGGCTCGAGATCGATCCCGAGCGCGTGCGCGCCGCGCGCGAGCAGCTCGAGCGCACCCGCGCAGGCGACGGCCACTTCCCGGCCGACCTGCCGGTCGCGTTCGGGCTCGGCGGGTTCGAGGTCCCGACGCCGGGCGGCCGCCGGCCCGCGGTCATCCGGGCCTTCAACGTGCTGCGCCAGTACGACGAGACGCAGGTCGCCGACGCGTGGCGGCGCATGGCCGAGCGACTGGCGCCCGGCGGCCTGCTCGTCGAGGGCACGTGCGACGAGCTCGGCCGCGTCGCGAGCTGGGTCGGGGTCACGGCGGCGGGCCCGCGCACCTTCACCATCAGCCTGCGCCGCTCGGGCCTCGAGGCGCCGTCGATCGTCGCGGAGCGCCTGCCGAAGGCGCTCATCCACCGGAACGTGCCCGGCGAGCGCATCCACGAACTCCTCACCGCGTTCGACCTCGCCTGGCGCATCCATGCGCCGATGTCGGTCTACGGCCCGTCCCAGCGGTGGATCGCCGCGGTCGCGACGCTCCGGCACGAGGGCTGGCACGTCATCGGCGGCCCGAGGCGCACCCGCCTCGGCGAGCTCACGCTGCCGTGGGAGGCGGTCGCGCCGGGCTGA